One genomic segment of Styela clava chromosome 3, kaStyClav1.hap1.2, whole genome shotgun sequence includes these proteins:
- the LOC144421088 gene encoding uncharacterized protein LOC144421088 produces MYNETEISARNFASLDIIFGDSCHLRNNNPEMNAIEKSCSISDERVLTFRVVLSNNTVEGNSSTFAITHSGEVFYQSRPFILKYCTNSDIPDNLLMETPSIESYSYGEYNATCASNDLFLSGSDYTTGMAIKCGRYAEWEIPQYVCDRSCIRAAFENYQPSYGKQFAAKYRINSRLSVTCVTGRMYFIREIETESYFIPTAQFLCNAYERWEIPRVDCWAGHSIDFLYSSITIHSGDPIIIACKSSKPSKFVKLTVANDVIKGKSAWLNLTATPDHHEVTATCDELDETGRVVQRNETTLLVQYSPELIPKEPNLEFVLQIGKSGRVVIRFRVNPSVSMSNVIVTRNGTVIPNYYLVVKGINHKIVVDFLQVDENDFGNYVITVTSPFSMTTSLVTEFKVSKTTYTDAFLSPGDIGFMTLSVILVIILISTVVLVVKRKLWQSRKPDSDRKTDVTVDAHEMQECHNYEDIDEKRNVDEGNASDGNYVNTILTTGTRQNTYNIDRQQNQATGQHASTTALKPSAYENRDPAAKPTVTRDPFVARSRKMSENPYGYDN; encoded by the exons ATGTACAATGAAACCGAAATATCTGCTCGTAACTTTGCCAGCTTGGATATTATTTTTGGTGACTCATGTCATCTCCGTAATAATAATCCAGAAATGAATGCAATCGAAAAATCATGTTCAATAAGTGATGAACGGGTTCTCACGTTTCGTGTCGTGTTATCAAATAACACAGTTGAAGGAAATTCGTCTACCTTTGCGATTACACACTCAGGCGAAGTATTCTACCAGAGTCGACCATTCATCTTAAAAT ATTGCACCAACAGTGATATTCCTGATAACCTACTAATGGAAACACCTTCGATAGAGTCATACTCGTACGGCGAATACAATGCGACCTGTGCATCAAACGATTTGTTTTTGAGTGGAAGCGATTACACAACTGGTATGGCAATCAAATGTGGGCGTTATGCTGAATGGGAGATTCCTCAATACGTTTGTGACCGAT CATGCATCAGAGCGGCATTTGAAAATTACCAGCCTTCATATGGTAAACAGTTCGCTGCAAAATATAGAATAAACAGTCGCTTGAGTGTGACATGCGTAACCGGCCGGATGTACTTCATTCGTGAAATTGAGACGGAATCATATTTCATACCGACAGCCCAATTTCTATGCAATGCATATGAGCGATGGGAAATTCCTCGGGTTGATTGTTGGGCAG gTCACTCAATCGATTTCTTGTATTCTTCCATCACAATACATTCTGGAGATCCTATCATCATTGCGTGTAAATCATCAAAGCCTTCAAAATTCGTAAAACTAACAGTAGCAAATGATGTCATTAAAGGGAAG TCCGCATGGTTGAACTTGACCGCAACGCCGGATCATCATGAAGTTACAGCAACATGCGATGAATTGGATGAAACTGGGCGAGTTGTTCAACGTAACGAAACTACACTTCTGGTTCAAT ATTCTCCAGAATTAATCCCGAAAGAACCAAATCTTGAGTTtgtacttcaaattggaaagtcaGGAAGAGTCGTCATCCGGTTCCGCGTGAATCCATCAGTGTCTATGAGCAATGTGATTGTAACACGAAATG GAACTGTGATACCAAACTATTACTTAGTTGTGAAAGGAATCAATCACAAAATCGTAGTTGACTTCCTCCAG GTGGATGAAAATGACTTTGGCAATTACGTCATTACTGTGACGTCACCTTTTTCAATGACAACATCTCTTGTTACTGAATTCAAAGTTTCTAAAACAACATACACTGATGCATTCCTGTCACCAGGGGATATAGGATTCATGACGCTCTCTGTCATTCTCGTCATCATTCTCATTTCGACAGTGGTGTTGGttgtaaaaagaaaattatggcAAAGCAGGAAACCAGATTCCGACAGAAAGACTGATGTAACGGTGGATGCCCATGAAATGCAAG AATGTCACAACTATGAGGACATTGACGAAAAGCGAAACGTCGATGAAGG GAACGCCAGTGATGGAAACTACgtcaacacaattctgacaaCTGGAACTCGACAAAACACATATAATATTGATAGACAACAAAATCAAGCAACAGGACAACATGCATCGACAACAGCTTTGAAACCAAGTGCCTACGAGAACAGGGATCCAGCTGCTAAACCAACTGTAACACGGGACCCGTTTGTTGCTAGAAGCAGAAAAATGAGTGAAAACCCATATGGATATGACAATTAA